CAGCCGGTAGCCCAGTAAACTCATGGCCTGGTGACACATGTTCTGGATCTGCAGTACTTTTTCATAAGGCAAGGCTTGGCGCCAGGCCTGGGATACTTTGAGGGCATTCCTGGCATCAACCACAAAGGCGTATTTCCCCAGGCCTGAGCCTCGGGTGATGTTATGCACCCAAATCTGCAGCCACGGCAAGAATTCCAACCTGGCAAATTCATACATCTGGGCTGTGAGCTCCAGAGGCGACCTGACCAGGTCCTCATAACGCAGCAGTAGATAGCGCTGCCTCAGGGCCGGGGGCAAGGCCTGCACTGCGTGGTAGATGTCTAGGTGGGCCTGGCAGACGATGCGCATTATGGCATAGTCCCTCTCCTTTCTGGAGAGCGACTGCCACTGAGGCCCCAGGACAATGCGCCTATCCATCTCCAGATCCTTGACTAAATGTTCCCGGGAACGGAACACGGCCCGAGGGTCACGCACCAGGTGAATGATGTGCAAGTTGAGGGCCGGGTCCCTGAGCAATGGGATCAGTCCCCGTAGGTGGAGGAAACGCACCTCCTTGAGCACCACGTGGCTGTAGGACCGACaggcctcctccaccacttgcaGGGGCTGCATACGGCATACTTGTCTGCAGTGGCTCGGGAGGATGACCTGGTCCCTGGAGAAGAGGCTGCAGGCCGGAGGAGAACACAACGCTGGGCTGGTGTACCATAGGAACAGGGTCTCCGCCTGGTTCGGCTGTAGCtgttgtttcttgtaggcatcataGACGCTCATGTCGCAGA
This window of the Suncus etruscus isolate mSunEtr1 chromosome 14, mSunEtr1.pri.cur, whole genome shotgun sequence genome carries:
- the CHST4 gene encoding carbohydrate sulfotransferase 4; amino-acid sequence: MALPGKARLHLLLVLLVTLFLFLLLFSTHRDNSVNGKSRPMHVLVLSSWRSGSTFVGQLLGQHPDVFYLMEPAWHVWATFPNSSARNLQMAIRDLMRAIFLCDMSVYDAYKKQQLQPNQAETLFLWYTSPALCSPPACSLFSRDQVILPSHCRQVCRMQPLQVVEEACRSYSHVVLKEVRFLHLRGLIPLLRDPALNLHIIHLVRDPRAVFRSREHLVKDLEMDRRIVLGPQWQSLSRKERDYAIMRIVCQAHLDIYHAVQALPPALRQRYLLLRYEDLVRSPLELTAQMYEFARLEFLPWLQIWVHNITRGSGLGKYAFVVDARNALKVSQAWRQALPYEKVLQIQNMCHQAMSLLGYRLATSEQEQKNLSVDLLSPWIAAEPEQ